The Enterococcus sp. 7F3_DIV0205 genome has a window encoding:
- a CDS encoding DUF916 and DUF3324 domain-containing protein: MNKRIISLLLLIIMISSLPLNASAQDGTMNFSVTAVIPDNQIDKTKTYFDLKMKPGQVQELEVSMNNPLDEEVTVENNANTAITNDNGIVDYSNADPKLDETLKAPFSVISEVEKETTIPAKSSKILKIKVTMPDKELDGVILGGLHFTEKEDKEKDDKENSGVQIKNRFAFAIGVLIRQNDNIVKPDLKLGKIQPSQVNYRNVLKANIQNTQPVIIQDMEIDARVTKKGSKETLFEQKKPGVRMAPNSNFNFGMSWENQEFKAGKYTLHMNVSSGSEKWKWSKDFEISQKEAKELNEKAVELKVDYTKWYIIGGVVGVIVLMLITFGLSQYISKRRRRKRKRLKAEAAKRRKKTSGKKRNSNNANRNKK, translated from the coding sequence ATGAATAAACGAATAATATCACTATTACTTTTGATCATCATGATAAGCTCTTTGCCATTGAATGCATCAGCACAAGACGGAACAATGAATTTCTCCGTAACTGCGGTCATTCCTGATAATCAAATTGATAAAACAAAAACGTATTTCGATTTAAAAATGAAGCCTGGACAAGTTCAGGAATTAGAAGTTTCGATGAATAATCCTTTAGATGAAGAAGTTACTGTAGAAAATAATGCTAACACAGCAATTACAAACGATAACGGAATTGTTGATTATAGTAATGCGGACCCTAAATTAGATGAAACATTGAAAGCACCTTTTTCTGTTATTAGTGAGGTAGAAAAAGAAACAACAATTCCAGCTAAAAGCTCAAAAATATTGAAAATAAAAGTGACGATGCCAGACAAAGAATTAGATGGTGTCATTTTGGGTGGACTTCATTTTACTGAAAAAGAAGATAAGGAAAAGGACGATAAAGAAAACTCAGGAGTTCAGATCAAAAATCGTTTCGCGTTTGCAATAGGTGTATTGATTAGACAAAACGATAATATTGTCAAACCTGACTTGAAACTTGGTAAAATCCAACCTTCACAGGTCAACTATAGAAATGTATTGAAAGCGAATATTCAAAATACGCAGCCTGTAATCATTCAAGATATGGAAATCGATGCTCGGGTAACTAAAAAAGGAAGTAAAGAAACCTTATTTGAACAGAAGAAACCTGGAGTTCGTATGGCACCCAATTCTAATTTTAATTTTGGAATGAGTTGGGAAAATCAAGAATTTAAAGCAGGGAAGTATACCTTGCATATGAATGTTTCAAGTGGATCTGAAAAATGGAAATGGTCTAAAGACTTTGAAATCAGTCAAAAAGAAGCCAAAGAACTGAATGAAAAAGCTGTTGAGTTAAAGGTAGATTATACAAAATGGTACATTATTGGCGGCGTAGTTGGAGTTATAGTGTTAATGCTGATAACTTTTGGATTAAGTCAATATATTAGTAAGAGAAGAAGACGTAAAAGAAAAAGATTAAAGGCTGAGGCAGCTAAAAGAAGAAAAAAAACAAGTGGTAAAAAGCGCAACAGTAATAATGCTAATAGAAATAAAAAATGA
- a CDS encoding winged helix-turn-helix domain-containing protein: MYNIGYFSLRTPQNDYYKTLDSDQLCSLELIEEFCLDDLDGLDVLVIEESIELNFTNICEWLLEIRKISDIYILILADEEQMVFTSRMVYLKLGADGIFTEEADELDLIVKNILKRIKKETIKKKDKESSFEIIPEKSCVLVNKKQEVDLTRQEFLALTILYKNKNQTVTYEDIYRGVWPKNSGEVQKNRVCNLVSHVRKKFADLKNSPVQVKTIRSIGYILDTSFSEKEV, translated from the coding sequence ATGTACAACATAGGTTATTTTTCATTAAGAACACCTCAAAATGATTACTACAAAACTTTGGATTCAGATCAACTATGCTCACTTGAACTAATTGAAGAATTTTGTTTAGATGATTTAGACGGATTAGATGTGCTTGTAATAGAAGAAAGTATTGAACTTAATTTTACTAATATTTGTGAGTGGTTATTAGAGATAAGGAAAATTTCTGATATTTATATACTTATATTAGCAGATGAAGAACAAATGGTTTTTACCTCCCGAATGGTTTATTTAAAATTGGGAGCAGATGGCATCTTCACAGAAGAGGCAGATGAATTAGATTTAATTGTAAAAAATATTTTGAAAAGAATCAAAAAAGAAACGATTAAAAAGAAAGATAAAGAGTCTTCATTTGAAATAATACCTGAGAAGTCATGTGTATTAGTCAATAAAAAACAAGAAGTCGATTTAACTAGACAAGAATTCTTAGCCTTGACGATTTTATATAAAAATAAAAACCAAACTGTAACTTATGAAGATATATACAGAGGAGTTTGGCCTAAAAATTCAGGTGAGGTTCAAAAAAATCGAGTGTGTAATCTTGTTTCTCACGTAAGAAAGAAATTTGCTGATTTAAAGAACTCACCAGTGCAAGTGAAAACAATTCGTTCAATTGGCTATATTCTAGATACTTCTTTTTCTGAAAAAGAAGTATAG
- a CDS encoding NAD(P)/FAD-dependent oxidoreductase, whose protein sequence is MKSFDVIVVGAGTSGMMAAIAAAKSGSNTLLIEKNKRVGKKLLLTGGGRCNVTNNRPADEIIAHIPGNGKFLYSAFSQFNNYDIMEFFESNGTHLKEEDHGRMFPVTDRSKTIVETLFNQLEQLGVTIYTEAKVEKILRKEDQVIGVSLEHEKIYAPCVILTTGGRTYPSTGSTGDGYKLAKRLGHTISPLYATESPIISDDDLIKEKTLQGLSLQDVSLSVLNSKGKIIVEHQMDLLFTHFGLSGPAALRCSSFINQELVKNQQKPVTLQLDIFPQKSAAELNNEIKKKLLEHSEKSLKNALKNLVPERLLDFVLTETKLSDYQSKQVLEQHINQLTNYLKTFRITATKTLPIEKSFVTGGGISLKEIQPKTMESKLVNGLFFAGELLDINGYTGGYNVTAAFVTGHVAGTHAASIAEYTYLPSLEQE, encoded by the coding sequence ATGAAATCATTTGATGTTATTGTCGTCGGAGCTGGTACTAGCGGCATGATGGCCGCCATCGCTGCAGCAAAATCTGGCAGCAATACTTTATTAATAGAAAAAAACAAACGCGTAGGTAAAAAACTCTTATTAACTGGCGGTGGACGCTGCAATGTGACCAACAATCGTCCTGCAGATGAAATCATCGCACATATCCCCGGAAATGGAAAATTTTTATACAGTGCTTTCTCACAATTCAACAATTACGATATTATGGAATTTTTCGAATCAAACGGAACCCATTTAAAAGAGGAAGATCACGGACGTATGTTTCCAGTCACAGATCGTTCAAAAACAATTGTTGAAACATTATTTAACCAATTAGAACAACTAGGTGTAACGATTTATACAGAAGCAAAAGTCGAGAAAATCTTACGCAAAGAAGATCAAGTAATTGGCGTTTCTTTAGAACATGAGAAAATTTACGCCCCTTGTGTTATTTTAACAACAGGCGGTCGCACATATCCTTCAACTGGTTCAACAGGAGATGGCTATAAACTAGCCAAAAGATTGGGTCATACTATTAGCCCTTTATACGCAACTGAATCTCCAATAATCTCTGATGACGATCTTATTAAAGAAAAAACACTACAAGGTCTTTCACTTCAGGATGTTTCTCTTTCCGTTTTGAATAGTAAAGGAAAAATAATTGTAGAACATCAGATGGATCTTCTGTTTACACATTTTGGTCTCTCTGGTCCTGCCGCTTTAAGATGTTCAAGTTTTATTAATCAAGAATTAGTTAAAAATCAGCAGAAGCCTGTTACGTTACAACTTGATATTTTCCCGCAAAAATCAGCAGCAGAGCTGAATAATGAAATAAAGAAAAAACTTTTAGAACATTCCGAAAAATCCTTGAAAAATGCTTTGAAAAATCTTGTTCCAGAACGACTACTAGATTTCGTCTTAACCGAAACAAAACTATCTGACTACCAATCAAAACAAGTCTTAGAACAACACATCAATCAACTGACCAATTACTTAAAGACTTTTCGGATAACGGCTACCAAAACACTACCTATCGAAAAGTCTTTTGTCACTGGCGGAGGAATTTCCTTAAAAGAAATCCAACCTAAAACAATGGAAAGTAAGTTGGTCAATGGTTTGTTTTTTGCTGGCGAGTTACTTGATATCAATGGCTATACTGGAGGATATAATGTCACTGCCGCTTTCGTCACTGGCCATGTTGCTGGTACGCATGCTGCTAGCATAGCAGAATATACTTACCTTCCCTCTTTAGAACAAGAATAA